The Macrobrachium nipponense isolate FS-2020 chromosome 19, ASM1510439v2, whole genome shotgun sequence genome contains a region encoding:
- the LOC135214433 gene encoding protein Star-like — translation MLKMILTRQKVNAIVLISLSCVILYLARERKLPVVLVDTAKKVQEQLMVVDDQSWLKGPVEADDPRLLKVVKERFLIPPSTLPYNLSTPAETKRYYPSSNVSSFHFIDYNVKYFFGDQKTGVFLDSGALEGDIFSNSLWLEKERGWTGILVEVDPNNFRHLVQKRRKSWLSNTCIARGPYPQRVSFEFLDGPPTHGMLWVYRSNSRAIDSPFFRGQDHWSKTANKTHQVMQCLPLASYFLALNLKTLDFLSLDIQGFEADILRSIPYDKVKVRLMAVEYYYEEDDGRLSGGKVDPKLVRFMAGKGYVLVDFDPEGNYIFALKDDPQLKEKLDEKKYVKYYTMMNNKKKPKP, via the exons ATGTTAAAGATGATTCTTACTCGACAGAAAGTCAATGCAATAGTTTTGATATCGCTCTCCTGTGTGATACTGT aTTTGGCCCGGGAGAGGAAACTGCCAGTGGTCTTGGTAGACACAGCTAAG AAAGTTCAAGAACAGCTGATGGTGGTCGATGACCAAAGTTGGCTCAAAGGACCCGTAGAGGCCGACGACCCTAGGCTCCTGAAGGTGGTCAAGGAGAGGTTTTTGATCCCGCCGTCGACGCTGCCTTACAATCTGTCAACACCAGCAGAGACTAAAAGATACTACCCCTCAAGTAATGTTTCTAGTTTCCACTTCATTGACTACAACGTCAAATATTTCTTTGGGGACCAGAAGACGGGCGTCTTCCTCGACTCGGGGGCTCTCGAGGGCGACATCTTCTCGAACTCCCTTTGGCTGGAAAAAGAACGAGGATGGACCGGTATCCTGGTGGAGGTCGACCCCAACAATTTCCGCCACCTGGTACAGAAGAGGAGGAAGTCCTGGCTCTCCAATACTTGCATTGCGAGGGGCCCGTACCCTCAGCGGGTCAGCTTCGAGTTCTTGGATGGCCCTCCTACCCATGGTATGCTGTGGGTTTATCGCTCTAACTCTAGAGCAATAGATTCGCCATTCTTCCGCGGCCAGGACCACTGGAGCAAAACCGCCAATAAGACTCACCAAGTGATGCAGTGTCTCCCTTTAGCTTCTTACTTCTTGGCCCTGAACCTCAAAACACTGGACTTCCTGTCCCTCGACATCCAGGGCTTTGAGGCGGATATTCTTCGTTCGATTCCCTACGACAAAGTCAAAGTGAGACTCATGGCTGTGGAATATTATTACGAGGAAGATGACGGTCGTCTCAGCGGTGGTAAAGTTGACCCTAAACTTGTCAGATTTATGGCAGGAAAAGGCTACGTCCTCGTCGATTTTGACCCTGAGGGTAATTACATCTTTGCACTAAAAGACGACCCGCAGCTGAAAGAGAAACTAGATGAAAAGAAGTATGTTAAATATTATACAATGATGAACAACAAGAAGAAACCCAAGCCGTag